One window of Hymenobacter sp. BRD128 genomic DNA carries:
- the prmC gene encoding peptide chain release factor N(5)-glutamine methyltransferase, with protein MTIQQLTASLATALQALYPAPEAQAVAALVAEHLLGVSPLQRRMQAAAPVPAAVLAQVPALQARLLAHEPVQYVLGTAHFAGLELEVTPATLIPRPETEELVQLVARAHAGRPGLRLLDVGTGSGCLAIALARELPGSQVLAVDISAGALAVARRNAARYAPSVRFEQVDMLRALPAGVAPASLDIVVSNPPYVRESERPLMRANVLAWEPATALFVPDDDPLLFYRRLAGVGQVLLRPGGSIWLEINEALGAETAALFAEAAWEQVAVLADFLGRPRFVRAVRRAELSKK; from the coding sequence ATGACTATCCAGCAACTCACCGCTAGCCTCGCCACCGCGCTGCAAGCTCTTTACCCTGCCCCCGAGGCCCAGGCCGTGGCCGCGCTGGTGGCCGAGCACCTGCTGGGTGTATCGCCCTTGCAGCGGCGCATGCAGGCTGCCGCGCCGGTGCCCGCCGCCGTGCTGGCCCAGGTGCCCGCCCTGCAAGCGCGCCTGCTGGCCCACGAGCCGGTGCAGTATGTGCTGGGCACGGCCCACTTCGCCGGCCTGGAGCTGGAAGTGACGCCCGCCACGCTCATTCCGCGCCCCGAAACCGAGGAGCTGGTGCAGCTGGTGGCCCGTGCCCACGCCGGCCGGCCGGGCCTGCGCCTGCTCGACGTGGGCACCGGCAGCGGCTGCCTGGCCATCGCGCTGGCCCGCGAGCTACCCGGCAGCCAGGTGCTGGCCGTCGATATTTCGGCCGGGGCGCTGGCCGTGGCCCGGCGCAACGCGGCCCGCTACGCGCCATCGGTGCGGTTCGAGCAGGTCGATATGCTGCGGGCGCTGCCGGCCGGAGTGGCGCCGGCTAGCCTCGACATTGTAGTGAGCAACCCGCCCTACGTGCGCGAAAGCGAGCGCCCGCTGATGCGCGCCAACGTGCTGGCCTGGGAGCCCGCTACCGCGCTCTTTGTGCCCGACGATGACCCGCTGCTCTTCTACCGGCGGCTGGCCGGGGTGGGGCAGGTGCTGCTGCGGCCGGGCGGCAGTATCTGGTTGGAAATCAACGAGGCGCTGGGAGCCGAAACGGCCGCTTTGTTCGCTGAAGCCGCGTGGGAGCAGGTGGCCGTGCTAGCCGATTTCCTGGGGCGCCCGCGCTTTGTGCGGGCCGTGCGCCGCGCCGAGTTGTCGAAGAAATAA
- a CDS encoding alkene reductase, whose translation MAEQPLLTPYHSDKLTLKNRVVMAPMTRSRADNHGHVPNDLMVEYYTQRATAGLIITEGTYVSREAVGYINVPGIYTPEQVAGWQKVTGAVHAHEGKIFVQLWHVGRMSHPDLLDGQLPLSASALNPHSQVYTPTGFKETVAPAEMTVAQIKKTVADFVQGAKNALEAGFDGMEIHSSNGYLFHQFFNGTSNHRTDEYGGSIENRARLFFEVLDGIKAAGVDLGKVGARLNPSLDGLFGMTLDAETIPTFDYIIKRLNDYGLAYLHLSEPFTDVSKNEFAEPHIAKRYRPLYKGTLIINGGFDQDKGNKVLADGDADLVAYGTHYIANPDLVARFAQHVPLAKGDKDTFYTPGPKGYTDYPMATK comes from the coding sequence ATGGCCGAGCAACCGCTCCTGACCCCTTACCACAGCGACAAGCTGACTTTGAAAAACCGCGTCGTGATGGCCCCCATGACGCGCAGCCGCGCCGACAATCACGGCCACGTGCCCAACGACCTGATGGTCGAGTACTACACCCAGCGCGCCACGGCGGGCCTCATCATCACGGAAGGCACCTACGTGAGCCGCGAGGCGGTGGGCTACATCAACGTGCCCGGCATCTACACGCCCGAGCAGGTGGCGGGCTGGCAAAAAGTGACCGGCGCGGTGCACGCGCACGAAGGCAAAATCTTCGTGCAGCTCTGGCACGTGGGGCGCATGTCGCACCCCGATTTGCTCGATGGCCAGCTGCCGCTTTCGGCCTCGGCCCTGAACCCGCACAGCCAGGTGTACACGCCCACCGGCTTTAAGGAAACGGTAGCACCCGCCGAAATGACGGTGGCTCAAATCAAGAAAACAGTGGCTGACTTCGTGCAGGGCGCCAAAAATGCGCTTGAAGCCGGCTTCGACGGCATGGAAATTCACTCGTCAAACGGCTACCTGTTTCACCAGTTTTTCAACGGCACCAGCAACCACCGCACCGACGAATACGGCGGCTCCATCGAGAACCGCGCCCGGCTTTTCTTTGAAGTGCTCGATGGCATCAAGGCGGCCGGCGTAGACCTGGGTAAGGTGGGCGCCCGCCTCAACCCCTCGCTCGACGGCCTGTTTGGCATGACGCTCGACGCCGAAACTATTCCCACGTTCGACTACATCATCAAGCGCCTCAATGACTATGGGCTAGCCTACCTGCACCTGTCGGAGCCGTTTACCGACGTGAGCAAGAACGAGTTTGCCGAGCCGCACATTGCCAAGCGCTACCGCCCGCTCTACAAGGGCACGCTCATCATCAACGGCGGCTTTGACCAGGATAAGGGCAACAAGGTGCTGGCCGACGGCGACGCCGACCTCGTGGCCTACGGCACGCACTACATCGCCAACCCCGACCTGGTGGCGCGCTTTGCCCAGCACGTGCCCCTGGCAAAGGGTGATAAGGATACGTTTTACACGCCCGGCCCCAAGGGCTACACCGATTACCCGATGGCTACTAAGTAG
- a CDS encoding DUF4159 domain-containing protein produces the protein MPAPFTFVRLSYHSGDWDAVDERMPANLLHSLVQYTTVPVETKEKVVALDSPELFNYPFCYLSGHRLVQFSAQEKKNFIQYVRNGGFVFVDDCNHDIDGLFARSFEEQMRVCFGASALQKIPKTHPIYSQFFKFKDGPPNTGFELNGWGDDLVHDYLKGITLTNRLGVLYSNKDYGCEWDYDFRNKRFLAEDNTKFGVNILLYALS, from the coding sequence ATGCCAGCCCCTTTCACCTTCGTGCGCCTCAGCTACCACTCCGGCGATTGGGACGCCGTGGACGAACGCATGCCCGCCAACCTGCTGCACTCGCTGGTGCAGTACACCACGGTGCCCGTCGAAACCAAGGAAAAAGTAGTGGCCCTGGATAGCCCCGAGCTGTTCAACTACCCCTTTTGCTACCTCAGCGGGCACCGGCTGGTGCAGTTTTCGGCCCAAGAGAAAAAAAACTTTATCCAGTACGTGCGCAACGGCGGCTTCGTGTTTGTGGACGACTGCAACCACGACATCGACGGCCTCTTCGCCCGCTCCTTCGAAGAGCAGATGCGGGTGTGCTTCGGCGCCAGCGCGTTGCAGAAAATCCCAAAGACGCATCCCATTTACAGCCAGTTCTTTAAATTCAAGGACGGCCCGCCCAACACCGGCTTCGAACTCAATGGCTGGGGCGACGACCTGGTGCACGACTACCTCAAGGGCATCACGCTCACTAACCGGCTAGGGGTGCTTTACTCCAACAAAGACTACGGCTGCGAGTGGGACTATGACTTTCGCAACAAGCGCTTTCTGGCCGAGGACAACACCAAGTTTGGCGTCAATATTCTGCTGTATGCGCTAAGTTGA
- a CDS encoding porin family protein: protein MKNFILAAALLLLASQAHAQFGIKGGINEAVLTGRVGEDATYKTYFHAGIFYEAKLLGPLSIQPEVLYSLQGAQLKGATTTANYTTQLNYVSVPLLLKATLGPVYVEAGPQFSYLVSANENGMIQVRNASGAPLFVSADQTSTSNYKRNDFALVAGVGLKLGSVVRVGGRFVAGLNDINNVQYLVGVNDPQLQNRVFQFYAAFQLPKL from the coding sequence ATGAAAAATTTTATCCTAGCGGCTGCCCTGCTGCTCCTGGCTAGCCAGGCCCACGCCCAGTTCGGTATCAAAGGCGGAATTAATGAGGCCGTGCTCACGGGCCGCGTGGGCGAAGACGCCACGTATAAAACCTATTTTCACGCCGGCATCTTTTATGAGGCCAAGCTGCTGGGGCCGCTTTCCATTCAGCCCGAAGTGCTGTACTCGCTCCAGGGCGCGCAGCTGAAGGGGGCCACTACTACCGCCAACTACACCACGCAGCTCAACTACGTGTCGGTGCCCCTGCTGCTGAAGGCCACTTTGGGGCCGGTGTACGTGGAGGCGGGCCCGCAATTCAGCTACCTGGTTTCGGCCAATGAAAACGGCATGATTCAGGTGCGCAACGCCAGTGGTGCGCCGCTGTTCGTGAGTGCCGACCAGACCTCGACCAGCAACTACAAGCGCAACGATTTTGCCCTCGTGGCCGGCGTGGGGCTCAAGCTGGGCTCCGTGGTGCGCGTGGGGGGCCGCTTCGTGGCGGGCCTCAACGACATCAATAATGTGCAGTACCTGGTGGGCGTGAATGACCCGCAACTGCAAAACCGGGTATTTCAGTTTTACGCCGCATTCCAGCTGCCCAAGCTGTAA
- a CDS encoding BatA domain-containing protein, with the protein MLTLANPSALLALLGLLVPLAIHLWNRRPGREVAVGSLRWLAAGANRRLRNLRLEQIWLLLLRAALLAALAGALAGPQWRQPQPAGRGQVLISRELADGSRLAAVRPALDSLRRRGYALRWLAAGLPAITSAEWQADSLGLKSPVANARPDNLAWARMQQAADSFPGQPLHAVTPATLRTSSGPHPALPASLTWQTIPTRAASTWLQAAAGSADSLRLLLGQSNEKQTTYRVLRVARPRPGATLAVAGLPPLRYETVGGQPQLRPAPADSAQPQPAVPVRTGPVRVVLYAPAGAAAEARYLRAALRAAAVGLPAPLALTVSTTEPDPAGAPDWLFWLGDSPLPAAWRAQVPRGLHLWQEATGAGLPDTATLATAETAGDAPILLTRRGRASLPAGSSPRWVDGRGRFVLAETQQGKGASYHLTTRLNAPWSSLAESPALPALLLDLLATNPQLGTDSLLTAYDQRRLDPAQLPPHPARLASQGAAAPVAYRFTDLRPGLVLLVALLFGLERWLAGRRSAGPLPFSL; encoded by the coding sequence TTGCTCACCCTCGCCAACCCTTCTGCGCTGCTTGCCCTGCTCGGCCTCCTGGTGCCGCTGGCCATCCACCTCTGGAACCGCCGGCCCGGCCGCGAGGTGGCGGTGGGCAGCCTGCGCTGGCTAGCGGCCGGCGCCAATCGCCGCCTGCGCAACCTCCGCCTGGAGCAGATTTGGCTGCTGCTGCTGCGCGCCGCCCTGCTGGCCGCGCTGGCCGGGGCGCTGGCCGGCCCGCAGTGGCGGCAGCCCCAGCCCGCCGGCCGCGGCCAGGTGCTGATAAGCCGCGAGCTGGCCGATGGCAGCCGCCTGGCCGCCGTGCGCCCGGCCCTCGACTCGCTGCGGCGGCGCGGCTATGCGCTGCGCTGGCTGGCGGCCGGGCTGCCCGCCATCACCAGTGCCGAGTGGCAGGCCGACTCGCTGGGGCTTAAAAGCCCGGTTGCGAATGCGCGGCCCGATAACCTGGCCTGGGCCCGCATGCAGCAGGCCGCCGACTCCTTTCCGGGCCAGCCGTTGCACGCCGTGACGCCGGCCACCCTGCGCACTTCTAGCGGGCCGCACCCGGCGCTGCCGGCTAGCCTCACCTGGCAAACCATTCCGACCCGCGCGGCCAGCACCTGGCTGCAAGCCGCCGCCGGCAGTGCCGACAGCCTCCGCCTGCTGCTGGGCCAGAGCAACGAAAAGCAGACGACTTACCGGGTACTGCGCGTGGCGCGGCCCCGGCCAGGCGCTACCCTGGCGGTGGCCGGCCTGCCACCGCTGCGCTACGAAACGGTGGGTGGCCAGCCCCAGCTGCGCCCGGCGCCGGCCGATTCGGCCCAGCCGCAGCCGGCGGTGCCGGTGCGCACCGGCCCAGTACGCGTGGTGCTATATGCCCCGGCCGGCGCGGCTGCGGAGGCGCGCTACCTGCGCGCCGCTTTGCGGGCGGCGGCCGTGGGTTTGCCCGCGCCGCTAGCCCTCACCGTAAGCACCACGGAACCTGACCCGGCCGGCGCGCCCGACTGGCTTTTTTGGCTGGGCGATAGTCCGCTGCCCGCTGCTTGGCGCGCCCAGGTGCCGCGCGGCCTACACCTGTGGCAGGAAGCAACCGGCGCCGGCTTGCCTGATACCGCCACCCTAGCCACCGCCGAAACGGCTGGCGACGCCCCCATCCTGCTTACGCGCCGCGGCCGCGCTAGCCTGCCAGCGGGCAGCTCCCCACGCTGGGTCGACGGCCGGGGCCGCTTCGTATTAGCCGAAACCCAACAGGGGAAAGGTGCTAGCTATCACTTGACTACGCGCCTCAATGCCCCTTGGAGCAGCTTGGCCGAAAGCCCGGCTCTCCCGGCTTTGCTGCTCGACCTGCTGGCGACCAATCCGCAGCTCGGTACCGACTCGCTGCTAACCGCCTACGACCAACGCCGCCTCGACCCGGCCCAACTGCCGCCGCACCCGGCGCGGCTGGCTAGCCAGGGGGCCGCCGCGCCCGTGGCCTACCGCTTCACCGACCTGCGGCCCGGGCTGGTGCTGCTCGTGGCTCTGTTATTCGGGCTGGAGCGCTGGCTGGCCGGGCGGCGCTCGGCAGGGCCTTTACCTTTTTCACTATGA
- a CDS encoding OmpP1/FadL family transporter: MKHAFMGLATMLGGFLTFSQAAHAQGGYANDALLYMRQNPAGTARTQGLAGANVSLGADFSNLTSNPAGLGFFTKSEVSLTPGVGFGTTNATQAANAAAVGSSFPTIAQTANSFHIASAGVVFANRRPDNDNTSDWRGGAFALGFTRLADFNQGLRYQNTTDDNHSFFQRLREPYNNGDYTSAAYQNNLTDIYNQYNTKTYTNIDGLAFGAGLVDQVEFPKPGSGVFRAATPAPIDPSNPGYATTSPALRAARKGPITQTETIQTTGSLSQFDLGYGANYRDRLYIGGGVGIVSLNRTRNSTFSESSGGDQDFVSTDYLKTTGTGINARLGFIVRAADALRLGASIQTPTYIRLTEEYSTSLTANTKYATTGTTPSLTTAPGTFDYSITTPFRANGGATVLLGKAGFLTGDIEYVGYSQAKFNTTDGSSDQGLNDGNANIASNYRSVVNFRVGAEARLDIFRLRAGYAYYASPYVNNPINRSQSYFSVGAGVRTKSFFVDVAGFYLTGKDQYQPYSLAYVAPPTVTQTNNRFTASLTGGLLF, translated from the coding sequence ATGAAGCACGCATTTATGGGCCTGGCTACTATGCTAGGCGGTTTTTTGACCTTCAGCCAGGCGGCGCACGCACAGGGTGGCTACGCCAACGATGCCCTGCTTTACATGCGCCAAAACCCGGCCGGTACGGCGCGCACCCAGGGGCTGGCGGGCGCTAACGTGTCGCTGGGCGCCGATTTTAGCAACCTGACCAGCAACCCCGCCGGCCTGGGTTTCTTCACCAAGTCGGAGGTGAGCCTGACGCCGGGCGTGGGTTTTGGCACCACCAATGCCACGCAGGCCGCCAACGCGGCGGCCGTGGGCAGCAGCTTTCCGACCATCGCGCAAACGGCCAACAGCTTTCACATTGCCAGCGCGGGCGTGGTGTTTGCCAATCGCCGGCCCGACAACGACAACACCAGCGACTGGCGCGGCGGGGCCTTTGCCCTGGGCTTTACCCGCCTGGCCGATTTCAACCAGGGCCTGCGCTACCAGAACACGACCGACGACAATCACTCGTTTTTTCAGCGCCTGCGCGAGCCGTACAATAATGGCGACTACACCAGCGCCGCCTATCAAAACAACCTTACTGATATTTATAATCAGTACAATACCAAAACGTACACCAACATCGATGGGCTAGCCTTCGGCGCTGGACTTGTAGACCAAGTGGAATTCCCCAAACCTGGCAGCGGAGTTTTCCGGGCAGCTACGCCAGCTCCCATTGACCCTAGCAATCCGGGTTATGCCACCACTTCCCCGGCCCTGCGTGCCGCCCGCAAAGGTCCCATCACCCAAACCGAAACCATCCAGACTACGGGCTCGCTCTCGCAGTTTGACCTGGGCTACGGTGCCAACTACCGCGACCGGCTCTACATCGGCGGGGGCGTGGGCATCGTGTCGCTGAATCGCACGCGCAACAGCACGTTTAGCGAGAGCTCGGGCGGCGACCAGGACTTTGTATCGACCGACTACCTCAAGACTACCGGTACCGGTATCAATGCCCGGCTAGGCTTCATTGTGCGGGCCGCCGATGCCCTGCGCCTCGGCGCTTCGATTCAGACGCCCACTTACATCCGCCTGACTGAAGAATACAGCACCAGCCTCACGGCCAATACCAAGTACGCCACCACCGGCACCACCCCCTCGCTCACTACCGCGCCGGGCACGTTTGACTACAGCATCACCACGCCCTTCCGGGCCAATGGCGGCGCCACGGTGCTGCTGGGCAAGGCCGGCTTCCTCACCGGCGATATCGAGTACGTGGGCTACTCGCAGGCCAAGTTTAACACCACCGACGGCAGCAGCGACCAGGGCCTGAACGATGGCAACGCCAACATTGCCAGCAACTACCGCAGCGTGGTGAACTTTCGGGTGGGCGCCGAGGCCCGCCTCGACATCTTCCGCCTGCGCGCCGGCTATGCCTACTACGCCTCGCCCTACGTCAACAACCCCATCAATCGCAGCCAGAGCTATTTCTCGGTGGGCGCGGGCGTGCGCACCAAGAGCTTCTTCGTGGATGTGGCCGGCTTCTACCTCACCGGCAAAGACCAGTACCAGCCCTATTCGCTGGCCTACGTGGCGCCGCCCACAGTCACCCAGACCAACAACCGCTTCACGGCTAGCCTCACCGGCGGCCTGCTGTTCTAG
- the proS gene encoding proline--tRNA ligase, translated as MSKKLPTRQEDYSAWYNELVKRAGLAENSAVRGCMVIKPYGYAIWEKMQRQLDDMFKRTGHENAYFPLFVPKSLFEAEEKNAEGFAKECAVVTHYRLQTDPDRPGKLRVDPNAKLEEELIVRPTSEAIIWSTYKNWIQSYRDLPLLINQWANVVRWEMRTRLFLRTAEFLWQEGHTAHATATEAVAETRQMLDVYAEFAEEHIALPVVKGVKTPNERFAGAEDTYCIEALMQDGKALQAGTSHFLGQNFAKAFDVQFQTKEGGLEHVWGTSWGVSTRLMGALIMAHSDDEGLVLPPKLAPIQVVIIPIYKTGELDALLERIRPIQQGLAQRGISVKVDARDTERPGFKFAEWEMKGVPVRLAIGARDLDAGTVEAARRDTKQKLQLPLADVVDSVDKLLNDIQRSIYNKAKNYRDAHTTRVDTYDEFKAVLDGKGGFVVTHYDGTSETEELIKEQTKATVRCLPLAEPDEDGVCIVTGRPSQRRAWFARAY; from the coding sequence ATGAGCAAAAAGTTGCCTACCCGCCAGGAAGATTATTCGGCCTGGTACAACGAGCTGGTGAAGCGCGCCGGCCTCGCCGAAAACTCGGCCGTGCGCGGCTGCATGGTCATTAAGCCCTATGGCTACGCCATTTGGGAGAAGATGCAGCGCCAGCTCGACGACATGTTTAAGCGCACCGGGCACGAGAATGCCTACTTCCCGCTGTTCGTGCCCAAGAGCCTGTTTGAGGCCGAAGAAAAGAATGCCGAAGGCTTCGCCAAGGAGTGCGCCGTGGTGACCCACTACCGCCTCCAGACCGACCCCGACCGGCCCGGCAAGCTGCGCGTGGACCCCAACGCCAAGCTGGAGGAAGAGCTGATTGTGCGCCCCACCTCGGAGGCCATTATCTGGAGCACCTACAAAAACTGGATTCAGAGCTACCGCGACCTGCCGCTGCTCATCAACCAGTGGGCCAATGTGGTGCGCTGGGAAATGCGCACGCGCCTCTTCCTGCGCACGGCCGAGTTTTTGTGGCAGGAGGGGCACACCGCCCACGCCACCGCCACCGAGGCCGTGGCCGAAACCCGCCAGATGCTCGACGTGTACGCCGAGTTTGCCGAAGAGCACATTGCCCTGCCGGTGGTGAAGGGCGTGAAGACCCCCAACGAGCGCTTTGCCGGCGCCGAAGATACCTATTGCATCGAGGCGCTGATGCAGGATGGCAAGGCGCTGCAGGCCGGCACCAGCCACTTCCTGGGGCAGAATTTTGCCAAGGCGTTTGATGTGCAGTTCCAGACCAAGGAAGGGGGCCTGGAGCACGTATGGGGCACGAGCTGGGGCGTGAGCACCCGCCTGATGGGCGCGCTCATCATGGCTCACTCCGACGACGAGGGCCTGGTGCTGCCGCCCAAGCTGGCGCCGATTCAGGTGGTCATCATTCCGATTTACAAGACCGGCGAGCTCGACGCGCTGCTTGAGCGCATCCGGCCCATTCAGCAAGGGCTAGCCCAGCGCGGCATCTCGGTGAAGGTGGACGCCCGCGATACCGAGCGCCCGGGTTTCAAGTTTGCCGAGTGGGAGATGAAGGGTGTGCCCGTGCGCCTGGCCATCGGCGCCCGCGACCTCGACGCCGGCACTGTGGAGGCGGCCCGCCGCGACACCAAGCAGAAGCTGCAACTGCCCCTAGCCGACGTGGTAGACAGCGTAGATAAGCTGCTGAACGACATCCAGCGCAGTATCTATAACAAGGCCAAGAACTACCGCGACGCCCACACCACCCGCGTCGACACCTACGACGAGTTTAAGGCCGTGCTTGATGGCAAAGGGGGCTTCGTGGTGACCCACTACGATGGCACCTCCGAAACCGAGGAGCTCATCAAGGAGCAAACCAAAGCCACCGTGCGCTGCCTGCCCCTAGCTGAGCCCGACGAGGACGGCGTGTGCATCGTGACCGGCCGGCCTAGCCAGCGCCGGGCGTGGTTTGCTAGGGCCTATTAG
- a CDS encoding DUF58 domain-containing protein has translation MLTPELLYALRNLPLAARQAAEGFLAGAHASRRQGAGMEFSQYRPYQPGDDLRRLDWRLAARSDKYFLRESEVDTSLVINLVLDASASMNHRDDNGLTKLDYARLLLAALAYLAQKQGDAVGLTILSPGGLQHFPARADTRQLPRLYHALATAEAAGTFPDTATLAPLTARRQRALTVCVSDLYEESGEINHLLARLRATSGDVLLLHLVAGNELNFSYKGPVTFRDLETGQTIQLDADQQRAGYQQQLRQWLRDTAQTTRQQGLDYHQLSTADPLDGAMREFLKRRQLMK, from the coding sequence ATGCTCACGCCCGAACTCCTCTACGCCCTGCGCAACCTGCCGCTGGCCGCCCGCCAGGCGGCCGAGGGCTTTTTGGCGGGCGCGCACGCCAGCCGCCGGCAGGGCGCGGGCATGGAGTTCAGCCAGTACCGGCCCTACCAGCCCGGCGACGACCTGCGCCGCCTCGACTGGCGCCTGGCCGCCCGCTCGGACAAGTATTTTTTGCGCGAGTCGGAAGTCGATACCAGCCTGGTCATCAACCTCGTGCTCGACGCCAGCGCCAGCATGAACCACCGCGACGACAATGGTCTTACCAAGCTCGACTACGCCCGGCTGCTGCTGGCCGCGCTGGCCTACCTGGCCCAGAAGCAAGGCGATGCCGTGGGCCTCACTATCCTCAGCCCCGGTGGCTTACAGCACTTCCCGGCCCGCGCCGATACCCGGCAGCTGCCGCGCCTCTACCACGCCCTCGCAACGGCCGAGGCGGCTGGCACTTTCCCTGATACCGCCACGCTGGCTCCGCTCACCGCCCGGCGCCAACGCGCCCTCACGGTGTGCGTGAGCGACTTATATGAGGAAAGCGGCGAGATAAACCACCTGCTGGCGCGCCTGCGCGCCACCAGCGGCGACGTGTTACTGCTACACCTCGTGGCGGGCAACGAGCTGAATTTTAGCTATAAAGGTCCCGTCACATTCCGCGACCTCGAAACCGGCCAGACCATCCAGCTCGATGCCGACCAGCAGCGCGCCGGCTACCAGCAGCAGCTGCGCCAGTGGCTGCGCGACACCGCCCAGACCACCCGCCAGCAGGGCCTCGACTACCACCAGCTCAGCACCGCCGACCCGCTCGACGGCGCTATGCGCGAGTTTTTGAAACGCCGGCAGTTGATGAAGTAA
- a CDS encoding MoxR family ATPase, protein MTEQDVTTLLAKLPQLKAEIGKVIVGQSQVLDEVLVALLAGGHALLEGVPGLAKTLLVRTLAQATDLPFRRIQFTPDLMPTDILGTEVLEEDHGTGKRSFKFNPGPIFASLVLADEINRTPPKTQAALLEAMQEGHVTYAGQEHALPKPFFLLATQNPIEQSGTYPLPEAQLDRFLLYVRIGYPSEQEEMAVLGGTTGTARAEVRPMLGGDDIRQLQQLVRQVSLSPELLSFVNRLVRATRPATSEVKFIKDYGRWGAGPRAGQALILCAKARALLQGRFAATLDDIKALAPPVLRHRVLLNFNAEAENLTPDDAVRELLKAVAV, encoded by the coding sequence ATGACCGAACAAGACGTAACAACTTTACTCGCTAAGCTACCGCAGCTGAAGGCCGAAATCGGCAAGGTCATCGTGGGCCAGAGCCAGGTGCTCGACGAGGTGCTGGTGGCGCTGCTGGCCGGCGGCCACGCCCTGCTGGAGGGCGTGCCGGGACTAGCCAAAACGCTGCTGGTGCGCACCTTGGCGCAGGCCACCGATTTGCCGTTTCGCCGCATCCAGTTCACGCCCGACCTCATGCCGACCGACATCCTGGGCACCGAGGTGCTGGAGGAAGACCACGGCACCGGCAAGCGCTCGTTCAAGTTCAACCCCGGCCCCATCTTCGCTAGCCTCGTGCTGGCCGATGAGATAAACCGCACGCCACCCAAAACCCAGGCCGCCCTGCTCGAAGCCATGCAGGAAGGCCACGTGACCTACGCCGGCCAGGAGCACGCGCTGCCCAAGCCGTTCTTTTTGCTGGCCACCCAAAATCCGATTGAGCAGAGCGGCACCTACCCGCTGCCCGAGGCCCAGCTCGACCGCTTTTTGCTGTACGTGCGCATCGGCTACCCGAGCGAGCAGGAGGAAATGGCGGTGCTGGGCGGCACCACCGGCACGGCCCGCGCCGAGGTGCGGCCCATGCTGGGTGGCGACGATATCCGGCAATTGCAGCAGCTGGTGCGCCAGGTCAGCCTCAGCCCCGAGCTGCTGAGCTTCGTGAACCGGCTGGTGCGCGCCACCCGCCCGGCTACGTCGGAGGTGAAGTTTATCAAAGACTACGGCCGCTGGGGCGCCGGCCCGCGCGCCGGCCAGGCCCTGATACTCTGCGCCAAGGCGCGGGCGCTGCTGCAAGGCCGCTTCGCCGCCACGCTCGATGATATCAAGGCCCTGGCCCCACCCGTGCTGCGCCACCGCGTGCTCTTGAATTTTAATGCCGAAGCCGAAAACCTCACGCCCGATGATGCCGTGCGCGAGCTGCTGAAAGCCGTGGCCGTGTAG
- a CDS encoding RNA polymerase sigma factor — MATPVSAVSGALLAACRRGEEAAQFQLYQLLSHQLMGVCLRYCPSRAEAEDALQNTFVKLFTRLDQYRAEGPFEAWARRVAVRTSLHALEQHRLRHPGGYGPSDLDAVAPDLPSPEPSALDELAAADLLLHLAALPPGYRVVLNLYAIEGYSHPEIAQLLGIAEGTSKSQLARARQLLAQRLGLAKPKLCQS; from the coding sequence ATGGCTACTCCTGTTTCTGCTGTTTCCGGGGCTTTGCTGGCGGCGTGCCGCCGGGGCGAGGAGGCGGCGCAGTTTCAGCTCTACCAGCTGCTTTCGCACCAGCTCATGGGCGTGTGCCTGCGCTACTGCCCTAGCCGGGCCGAGGCCGAAGACGCGCTGCAAAACACGTTTGTAAAGCTCTTTACCCGCCTCGACCAGTACCGGGCCGAGGGGCCCTTCGAGGCCTGGGCGCGGCGCGTGGCGGTGCGCACGTCGCTGCACGCGCTGGAGCAGCACCGCCTGCGCCACCCCGGCGGCTATGGCCCTAGCGACCTCGATGCTGTAGCTCCCGACTTGCCTAGTCCCGAGCCCTCGGCGCTCGACGAGCTGGCCGCCGCCGACCTGCTGCTGCACCTGGCGGCCCTGCCGCCCGGCTACCGCGTCGTGCTCAACCTCTACGCCATCGAAGGCTACTCGCACCCCGAAATCGCGCAGCTGCTAGGCATTGCCGAAGGCACCAGCAAATCGCAGCTGGCCCGCGCCCGCCAGCTATTGGCCCAGCGCCTGGGCCTAGCCAAACCCAAGCTTTGTCAATCATGA